A part of Perca fluviatilis chromosome 15, GENO_Pfluv_1.0, whole genome shotgun sequence genomic DNA contains:
- the antkmt gene encoding adenine nucleotide translocase lysine N-methyltransferase, translating into MDDNGPDKVFAELKTRDIGGWGVAQIAAGSGLAVYAMWVGILQPGFRKVPLRLQVPYIPASKAQVDHVMTLLRGRKGGLVDLGSGDGRIVLEAHRQGFTPAVGYELNPWLVLMSRFHAWRAGHHEKVSYRREDLWKVDLTECKNVTVFLAPSVLSLLQQKLEAELPDDALMVAGRFPFPDWTPCRIEGHGVDRAWAYSMQAQRRNTFRKNDRQLTDIDLNKELTKEKGST; encoded by the exons ATGGATGACAATGGACCAGATAAGGTCTTTGCTGAGCTCAAGACCAGGGACATCGGCGGATGGGGTGTTGCTCAGATAGCTGCTGGCAGTGGGCTTGCTGTATATGCTATGTGGGTGGGAATCCTCCAGCCAGGCTTCCGAAAAGTCCCCTTGAGGCTACAG gtCCCATACATTCCTGCCAGCAAAGCTCAAGTAGACCATGTAATGACATTGCTGAGAGGTCGAAAGGGAGGCCTTGTAGATTTGGGATCTGGTGATGGTCGCATT GTCTTGGAAGCCCATCGGCAGGGTTTCACTCCTGCTGTTGGTTATGAGCTCAACCCTTGGCTTGTTCTCATGTCCCGCTTTCATGCATGGAGAGCAGGCCATCATGAAAAAGTGTCGTACAGACGTGAAGATCTCTGGAAG GTCGACTTGACAGAATGCAAGAATGTCACGGTGTTTTTGGCTCCAAGCGTG CTTTCATTATTACAGCAGAAGTTGGAGGCTGAGCTTCCTGATGATGCCTTAATGGTAGCTGGTCGTTTTCCCTTCCCTGACTGGACACCCTGCAGGATTGAGGGACATGGTGTGGACAGAGCCTGGGCATATAGCATGCAAGCACAAAGACGGAACACCTTCAGGAAAAATGACAGACAGCTCACAGATATCGACCTCAACAAGGAACTAACCAAGGAGAAAGGATCCACTTAA
- the hirip3 gene encoding HIRA-interacting protein 3 isoform X1 encodes MKVSEKERAGIRRFVCAQLRDEPDLSTLTLGILKRLYLAHVGCESLSPEARNVMKEVVKEELMKMQEKDENGSELETAKPRNKRKRDKENDEIISGKEDDDDDDDDDESRAKKSRRQSTSSSESEDKEEGETGSEEEAQIKSEDKEQEVKNSKRIKNGKGKPQINSEDSSDEEINKSKKKRNDSDCDDRPKEMVIKRANATKTGETRSSNTSQPSSESDEENGTDTDSKSLTSEKDNGNDSSDDGEKEEKVSVEKRDNDPESDSSSLPSIEDEKNSGKKNSQDDKKKKTMKKEKSDKGQKQGDKAVVRLKHFISLCGLRPNYKKLLDGCRSVRSQVAVLKKELEELGVQGQPSVKKCKIVRMKREETQELAELDVSNIIATKESEDKEEGETGSEEEAQIKSESEDAEQEGKNSKRIKNGNRKPRINSEDSSDEEINKSKKKRNDSDCDDRPKEMVIKRANATKTGETRSSNTSQPSSESDEENGTDTDSKSLTSEKNNGNDSSDDGEKEEKVSVEKRDNDPESDSSSLPSIEDEKNSGKENSQDDKKKKTVKKEKSDRGQKQGDKAVVRLKRYISLCGLRPNYKKLLDGCRSVRSQVAVLKKELEELGVQGQPSVKKCKIVRMKREETQELAELDVSNIIATKGRPKRRAASAWQEKSEPQSSTYLHTLNSGSDSNEENDSHRGRRRTDWANLQGIISDDADSN; translated from the exons CACACTGACCTTAGGAATTTTAAAAAGGCTATATCTGGCACATGTGGGATGTGAATCACTAAGTCCAGAGGCCAGAAATGTCATGAAAGAGGTGGTTAAAGAGGAACTCATGAAAATGCAG GAAAAAGATGAAAATGGAAGTGAGTTGGAGACTGCGAAGCCCCGAAACAAAAGGAAGAGAGACAAGGAAAATGACGAGATCATAAGTGGtaaagaagatgatgatgatgacgacgatGATGATGAATCCAGGGCAAAGAAATCCCGTCGTCAGTCAACCTCATCATCAG AATCGGAAGACAAAGAGGAAGGTGAAACTGGAAGTGAGGAGGAAGCGCAAATTAAATCTGAGGATAAAGAGCAAGAGGTGAAAAACTCCAAGCGAATAAAAAATGGAAAGGGTAAACCGCAGATAAACAGTGAAGACTCGTCAGATGAGGAAATTAATAAgtcaaaaaaaaagaggaatgaCAGTGACTGTGATGACAGACCAAAAGAAATGGTGATAAAAAGAGCAAATGCTACAAAGACTGGAGAGACCAGAAGCAGCAATACAAGTCAACCGTCATCAGAGAGTGATGAAGAGAATGGAACCGACACGGATAGCAAGTCACTAACGAGTGAAAAAGACAACGGCAATGACTCCTCAGATGACGGTGAAAAAG AAGAAAAAGTCTCTGTGGAAAAGAGAGATAACGACCCAGAGTCCGATTCATCGTCACTCCCCTCAATTGAGGATGAAAAGAATAGcggaaaaaaaaattcacaagatgataaaaagaagaaaaccatgaaaaaagaaaaaagcgacaaaggTCAAAAG CAAGGTGACAAAGCTGTTGTGAGGCTCAAGCACTTCATTTCTCTCTGTGGTCTGAGGCCCAATTACAAGAAGCTCCTCGATGGCTGTCGCTCTGTTCGCTCCCAGGTGGCTGTTCTGAAGAAGGAGCTTGAAGAACTTGGTGTCCAGG GTCAGCCATCTGTTAAGAAGTGCAAAATAGTCCGAATGAAAAGAGAGGAAACTCAGGAACTAGCAGAGCTTGATGTCAGCAACATCATTGCCACAAAAG AATCGGAAGACAAAGAGGAAGGTGAAACTGGAAGTGAGGAGGAAGCGCAAATTAAATCTGAATCTGAGGATGCAGAGCAAGAGGGCAAAAACTCCAAGCGAATAAAAAATGGAAACCGTAAACCGCGGATAAACAGTGAAGACTCGTCAGATGAGGAAATTAATAAGTccaaaaaaaagaggaatgaCAGTGACTGTGATGACAGACCAAAAGAAATGGTGATAAAAAGAGCAAATGCTACAAAGACTGGAGAGACCAGAAGCAGCAATACAAGTCAACCGTCATCAGAGAGTGATGAAGAGAATGGAACCGACACGGATAGCAAGTCACTAACGAGTGAAAAAAACAACGGCAATGACTCCTCAGATGATGGTGAAAAAG AAGAAAAAGTCTCGGTGGAAAAGAGAGATAACGACCCAGAGTCCGATTCATCGTCACTCCCCTCAATTGAGGATGAAAAGAATAGCGGAAAAGAAAATTCACAAGatgataaaaagaagaaaaccgtgaaaaaagaaaaaagcgacagAGGTCAAAAG CAGGGTGACAAAGCTGTTGTGAGGCTCAAGCGCTACATTTCTCTCTGTGGTCTGAGGCCCAATTACAAGAAGCTCCTCGATGGCTGTCGCTCTGTTCGCTCCCAGGTGGCTGTTCTGAAGAAGGAGCTCGAAGAACTTGGTGTCCAGG GTCAGCCATCTGTTAAGAAGTGCAAAATAGTCCGAATGAAAAGAGAGGAAACTCAGGAACTAGCAGAGCTTGATGTCAGCAACATCATTGCCACAAAAG GTCGACCTAAACGCAGAGCAGCCTCAGCATGGCAGGAAAAAAGCGAGCCTCAGTCCTCGACATATCTGCACACTCTGAACTCCGGCTCTGACAGTAATGAGGAAAACGATTCACACAGAGGGCGCAGGAGAACCGACTGGGCCAACCTGCAGGGGATCATCAGTGATGATGCGGACAGCAACTGA
- the hirip3 gene encoding HIRA-interacting protein 3 isoform X2, with protein MKVSEKERAGIRRFVCAQLRDEPDLSTLTLGILKRLYLAHVGCESLSPEARNVMKEVVKEELMKMQEKDENGSELETAKPRNKRKRDKENDEIISGKEDDDDDDDDDESRAKKSRRQSTSSSESEDKEEGETGSEEEAQIKSEDKEQEVKNSKRIKNGKGKPQINSEDSSDEEINKSKKKRNDSDCDDRPKEMVIKRANATKTGETRSSNTSQPSSESDEENGTDTDSKSLTSEKDNGNDSSDDGEKEEKVSVEKRDNDPESDSSSLPSIEDEKNSGKKNSQDDKKKKTMKKEKSDKGQKQGDKAVVRLKHFISLCGLRPNYKKLLDGCRSVRSQVAVLKKELEELGVQGQPSVKKCKIVRMKREETQELAELDVSNIIATKESEDKEEGETGSEEEAQIKSESEDAEQEGKNSKRIKNGNRKPRINSEDSSDEEINKSKKKRNDSDCDDRPKEMVIKRANATKTGETRSSNTSQPSSESDEENGTDTDSKSLTSEKNNGNDSSDDGEKEEKVSVEKRDNDPESDSSSLPSIEDEKNSGKENSQDDKKKKTVKKEKSDRGQKGDKAVVRLKRYISLCGLRPNYKKLLDGCRSVRSQVAVLKKELEELGVQGQPSVKKCKIVRMKREETQELAELDVSNIIATKGRPKRRAASAWQEKSEPQSSTYLHTLNSGSDSNEENDSHRGRRRTDWANLQGIISDDADSN; from the exons CACACTGACCTTAGGAATTTTAAAAAGGCTATATCTGGCACATGTGGGATGTGAATCACTAAGTCCAGAGGCCAGAAATGTCATGAAAGAGGTGGTTAAAGAGGAACTCATGAAAATGCAG GAAAAAGATGAAAATGGAAGTGAGTTGGAGACTGCGAAGCCCCGAAACAAAAGGAAGAGAGACAAGGAAAATGACGAGATCATAAGTGGtaaagaagatgatgatgatgacgacgatGATGATGAATCCAGGGCAAAGAAATCCCGTCGTCAGTCAACCTCATCATCAG AATCGGAAGACAAAGAGGAAGGTGAAACTGGAAGTGAGGAGGAAGCGCAAATTAAATCTGAGGATAAAGAGCAAGAGGTGAAAAACTCCAAGCGAATAAAAAATGGAAAGGGTAAACCGCAGATAAACAGTGAAGACTCGTCAGATGAGGAAATTAATAAgtcaaaaaaaaagaggaatgaCAGTGACTGTGATGACAGACCAAAAGAAATGGTGATAAAAAGAGCAAATGCTACAAAGACTGGAGAGACCAGAAGCAGCAATACAAGTCAACCGTCATCAGAGAGTGATGAAGAGAATGGAACCGACACGGATAGCAAGTCACTAACGAGTGAAAAAGACAACGGCAATGACTCCTCAGATGACGGTGAAAAAG AAGAAAAAGTCTCTGTGGAAAAGAGAGATAACGACCCAGAGTCCGATTCATCGTCACTCCCCTCAATTGAGGATGAAAAGAATAGcggaaaaaaaaattcacaagatgataaaaagaagaaaaccatgaaaaaagaaaaaagcgacaaaggTCAAAAG CAAGGTGACAAAGCTGTTGTGAGGCTCAAGCACTTCATTTCTCTCTGTGGTCTGAGGCCCAATTACAAGAAGCTCCTCGATGGCTGTCGCTCTGTTCGCTCCCAGGTGGCTGTTCTGAAGAAGGAGCTTGAAGAACTTGGTGTCCAGG GTCAGCCATCTGTTAAGAAGTGCAAAATAGTCCGAATGAAAAGAGAGGAAACTCAGGAACTAGCAGAGCTTGATGTCAGCAACATCATTGCCACAAAAG AATCGGAAGACAAAGAGGAAGGTGAAACTGGAAGTGAGGAGGAAGCGCAAATTAAATCTGAATCTGAGGATGCAGAGCAAGAGGGCAAAAACTCCAAGCGAATAAAAAATGGAAACCGTAAACCGCGGATAAACAGTGAAGACTCGTCAGATGAGGAAATTAATAAGTccaaaaaaaagaggaatgaCAGTGACTGTGATGACAGACCAAAAGAAATGGTGATAAAAAGAGCAAATGCTACAAAGACTGGAGAGACCAGAAGCAGCAATACAAGTCAACCGTCATCAGAGAGTGATGAAGAGAATGGAACCGACACGGATAGCAAGTCACTAACGAGTGAAAAAAACAACGGCAATGACTCCTCAGATGATGGTGAAAAAG AAGAAAAAGTCTCGGTGGAAAAGAGAGATAACGACCCAGAGTCCGATTCATCGTCACTCCCCTCAATTGAGGATGAAAAGAATAGCGGAAAAGAAAATTCACAAGatgataaaaagaagaaaaccgtgaaaaaagaaaaaagcgacagAGGTCAAAAG GGTGACAAAGCTGTTGTGAGGCTCAAGCGCTACATTTCTCTCTGTGGTCTGAGGCCCAATTACAAGAAGCTCCTCGATGGCTGTCGCTCTGTTCGCTCCCAGGTGGCTGTTCTGAAGAAGGAGCTCGAAGAACTTGGTGTCCAGG GTCAGCCATCTGTTAAGAAGTGCAAAATAGTCCGAATGAAAAGAGAGGAAACTCAGGAACTAGCAGAGCTTGATGTCAGCAACATCATTGCCACAAAAG GTCGACCTAAACGCAGAGCAGCCTCAGCATGGCAGGAAAAAAGCGAGCCTCAGTCCTCGACATATCTGCACACTCTGAACTCCGGCTCTGACAGTAATGAGGAAAACGATTCACACAGAGGGCGCAGGAGAACCGACTGGGCCAACCTGCAGGGGATCATCAGTGATGATGCGGACAGCAACTGA